A genomic stretch from Natronomonas gomsonensis includes:
- a CDS encoding CBS domain-containing protein, which yields MNTEVGHLMTAPVLTADPETPVEEIADSMLGEGIKSVVAVDDEGRPIGILTSTDFVRIVAEGTPKSTTTVGDHMTEDIATTQPDVAIPEIAERMVEYEISHFPVVDEDGEAIGIISATDLTEYISGMAVRDPSE from the coding sequence ATGAACACGGAAGTCGGACACCTCATGACCGCGCCCGTATTGACGGCTGACCCCGAAACACCGGTCGAAGAGATCGCGGACTCGATGCTCGGAGAGGGCATCAAATCCGTCGTCGCCGTCGACGACGAGGGCCGCCCAATCGGCATTCTCACGTCGACGGACTTCGTCCGCATCGTCGCCGAGGGAACACCCAAATCGACCACCACCGTCGGCGACCACATGACCGAGGACATCGCGACGACGCAACCCGACGTAGCGATTCCGGAAATCGCCGAACGGATGGTCGAGTACGAAATCAGTCACTTCCCGGTCGTCGACGAGGACGGCGAGGCCATCGGCATCATCTCGGCGACGGACCTCACCGAGTACATCTCCGGAATGGCAGTCCGAGATCCGAGCGAATGA